The following proteins are co-located in the Oceanispirochaeta sp. M1 genome:
- a CDS encoding phosphoglycerate dehydrogenase: MYSIQTLNKISTKGLDCLPREDFETASDMTHPDAILVRSYKIATEEIPSTVKAIARAGAGVNNIPVDYCTEEGIVVFNTPGANANSVKELVLTGLFLSSRDIINGINWTQSLNPADEVSRLVEKEKSRFSGPEIQGKKLGIIGLGAIGVLVANAAQSLGMEVTGYDPFISINAAWGLSPSVHKAKSLDQLIAKSDYISLHIPLTDKTRGIIDAQQFEHMKPATRLLNFARGGLVNNDSLKKAIEDGKISHYVTDFPDGEVLGNPGIITIPHLGASSPEAEENCAVMAAKQTKDFLETGNIKNSVNFPSCAMDYSGGHRLLIANRNIPNMVGQISTMLADNGINIQDMMNKHMNDIAYNIIDIDNAVTQELLDKLKGIDGVVMVRTIPPLDD; encoded by the coding sequence ATGTACAGCATACAGACATTGAACAAGATTTCTACAAAAGGCCTGGACTGTCTTCCACGTGAAGACTTTGAAACAGCCTCAGATATGACCCATCCGGATGCCATTCTGGTGCGCAGCTACAAGATCGCCACAGAGGAGATCCCCTCCACGGTCAAGGCCATCGCCAGAGCCGGCGCCGGAGTCAACAACATCCCTGTCGACTATTGCACCGAAGAAGGAATCGTCGTCTTCAACACCCCCGGCGCTAATGCCAACAGTGTAAAAGAACTGGTTCTCACCGGCCTCTTCCTCTCTTCCAGAGACATCATCAACGGAATCAACTGGACACAGAGTCTGAATCCCGCAGATGAGGTCTCCCGACTGGTAGAAAAAGAAAAATCCAGATTCTCCGGACCCGAAATACAGGGCAAGAAACTGGGAATCATCGGACTCGGTGCCATAGGGGTTCTTGTAGCCAATGCGGCACAGAGCCTGGGAATGGAAGTAACCGGGTATGACCCCTTTATCTCCATCAACGCTGCATGGGGGCTCTCTCCCTCTGTCCACAAAGCTAAATCACTGGATCAGCTGATTGCCAAATCCGACTACATCAGCCTTCATATTCCCCTGACTGATAAAACCAGAGGCATTATTGATGCACAGCAGTTTGAACATATGAAACCCGCCACCCGTCTCCTCAATTTTGCCAGAGGAGGGCTGGTCAACAACGACAGTCTTAAGAAAGCTATAGAAGATGGAAAAATCAGCCATTATGTTACTGACTTCCCCGATGGAGAAGTGCTGGGAAATCCCGGAATCATAACAATCCCCCACCTGGGAGCCTCTTCTCCTGAAGCCGAAGAAAACTGTGCAGTAATGGCCGCAAAACAGACAAAAGACTTCCTCGAAACGGGAAATATCAAAAACTCTGTAAACTTCCCCTCCTGTGCCATGGATTACAGCGGAGGCCACCGCCTCTTAATCGCCAACAGAAATATACCCAATATGGTTGGGCAGATCTCTACCATGCTGGCAGACAATGGTATAAACATTCAGGATATGATGAATAAACATATGAATGATATCGCATACAATATCATCGATATCGACAATGCGGTAACACAGGAACTGCTGGATAAGCTGAAAGGCATCGACGGGGTAGTGATGGTTAGAACCATCCCACCTCTGGATGACTGA